The following proteins come from a genomic window of Pocillopora verrucosa isolate sample1 chromosome 6, ASM3666991v2, whole genome shotgun sequence:
- the LOC131797558 gene encoding leucine-rich repeat-containing protein 74B-like isoform X2 translates to MSGIITEIFTPRNFRTSSARSRAVSETNLLIHLNRILDSYDEDAKVDSVIAENATLKTAKKIHRLDRKDRHQDVQDACQIHDLSLKESFLKSCEQLGIPPLAMTYFLDKVAAGETELIMRNLGLGPTGAVAVADALSRNRSVTRLDLSLNNVQNKGATAVAKLLEANSLITYLNLSENKISKDGTDALGNMLTVNDSLARIDISRNGLSDDDIHFFSNVLQTEDFLSALDLSHNSFGVTGGEHFGEMIAKNVSLRELNLGWNRLGDLGVKQICVGLKKNRTLEKLDLCWNEIGHEGARYIAESLEYNGKIIELNLNNNRITDRGMEKIARGLELNDTLQVVKIGYNLVTSEGACALLRSLLKNPGSAVETVHMAEVEINGAIKELYLKLKSRKSRFRLLDLFTASGDVYHFVQPQNPMIVLDAYLKRNRLTAYKCNSLEEEEGED, encoded by the exons ATGTCCGGCATCATCACTGAAATTTTTACACCACGGAATTTCAGAACTAGCTCAGCAAGG AGCCGGGCAGTGTCAGAGACTAATTTGCTGATCCACCTTAACCGAATTTTGGATTCCTACGATGAAGACGCGAAAGTCGACTCGGTGATAGCGGAAAACGCCACATTGAAGACTGCCAAGAAGATCCATCGCCTCGACAGGAAGGACAGACACCAAGATGTACAAGACGCTTGTCAAATACACGATTTATCTCTCAAGGAATCATTCCTTAAAAGTTGCGAACAACTTGGAATTCCTCCTTTAGCAATGACTTACTTTCTCGACAAAGTCGCGGCCGGCGAAACGGAGCTGATCATGAGAAATCTTGGGCTGGGTCCCACGGGTGCTGTTGCTGTCGCGGACGCCTTGTCACGCAATAGGAGTGTCACGCGACTAGACTTGTCACTCAATAACGTTCAGAATAAAGGAGCTACGGCTGTTGCAAAATTACTCGAGGCAAACAGTCTTATAACTTATCTGAATCTTTCAGAGAATAAGATAAGTAAAGATGGAACAGACGCTCTTGGAAACATGCTGACTGTGAATGATTCTTTGGCGAGAATTGACATTTCGCGCAATGGACTAAGTGATGATgatattcatttttttagtaACGTTTTACAAACTGAAGACTTTTTATCTGCATTAGACCTTAGTCATAATTCTTTTGGAGTCACCGGAGGAGAGCACTTTGGGGAAATGATCGCGAAAAACGTGTCCCTTCGCGAGTTGAACTTGGGATGGAATCGCTTAGGCGACCTCGGAGTCAAACAAATCTGCGTGGGCTTGAAGAAAAATCGAACGTTAGAGAAACTGGATTTGTGTTGGAACGAGATTGGCCATGAAGGCGCAAGATACATCGCGGAATCTTTGGAATACAATGGCAAAATTATTGAGTTAAATCTCAATAACAATCGCATCACCGACCGCGGAATGGAGAAAATTGCAAGGGGTCTGGAACTTAATGATACTCTACAAGTCGTCAAAATTGGTTACAATCTGGTCACTTCAGAGGGAGCATGCGCACTGCTGCGGTCACTGCTGAAAAACCCTGGTAGTGCAGTAGAAACTGTTCACATGGCTGAAGTGGAAATAAACGGCGCTATTAAAGAACTCTACTTAAAGCTTAAATCGAGAAAATCACGATTTCGCCTTCTTGATTTATTTACAGCCAGTGGGGATGTGTATCACTTTGTTCAACCACAAAATCCAATGATTGTACTGGATGCCTATTTAAAACGAAACAGACTGACGGCGTACAAGTGTAACAGCCTTGAAGAGGAAGAAGGAGAAgactaa
- the LOC131797558 gene encoding leucine-rich repeat-containing protein 74B-like isoform X1, which produces MLLYWKSTQSLHCNDIKKLDRFKDDISVTNNMAETKKLWIKLMKTSRRKNHKKSRAVSETNLLIHLNRILDSYDEDAKVDSVIAENATLKTAKKIHRLDRKDRHQDVQDACQIHDLSLKESFLKSCEQLGIPPLAMTYFLDKVAAGETELIMRNLGLGPTGAVAVADALSRNRSVTRLDLSLNNVQNKGATAVAKLLEANSLITYLNLSENKISKDGTDALGNMLTVNDSLARIDISRNGLSDDDIHFFSNVLQTEDFLSALDLSHNSFGVTGGEHFGEMIAKNVSLRELNLGWNRLGDLGVKQICVGLKKNRTLEKLDLCWNEIGHEGARYIAESLEYNGKIIELNLNNNRITDRGMEKIARGLELNDTLQVVKIGYNLVTSEGACALLRSLLKNPGSAVETVHMAEVEINGAIKELYLKLKSRKSRFRLLDLFTASGDVYHFVQPQNPMIVLDAYLKRNRLTAYKCNSLEEEEGED; this is translated from the exons ATGTTACTTTATTGGAAATCAACTCAATCTCTTCATTGCAACGATATCAAGAAGCTTGATAGATTTAAGGATGATATTTCAGTAACCAACAACATGGCGGAAACAAAAAAGCTGTGGATAAAGCTGATGAAG ACTTCACGACGGAAAAATCACAAAAAG AGCCGGGCAGTGTCAGAGACTAATTTGCTGATCCACCTTAACCGAATTTTGGATTCCTACGATGAAGACGCGAAAGTCGACTCGGTGATAGCGGAAAACGCCACATTGAAGACTGCCAAGAAGATCCATCGCCTCGACAGGAAGGACAGACACCAAGATGTACAAGACGCTTGTCAAATACACGATTTATCTCTCAAGGAATCATTCCTTAAAAGTTGCGAACAACTTGGAATTCCTCCTTTAGCAATGACTTACTTTCTCGACAAAGTCGCGGCCGGCGAAACGGAGCTGATCATGAGAAATCTTGGGCTGGGTCCCACGGGTGCTGTTGCTGTCGCGGACGCCTTGTCACGCAATAGGAGTGTCACGCGACTAGACTTGTCACTCAATAACGTTCAGAATAAAGGAGCTACGGCTGTTGCAAAATTACTCGAGGCAAACAGTCTTATAACTTATCTGAATCTTTCAGAGAATAAGATAAGTAAAGATGGAACAGACGCTCTTGGAAACATGCTGACTGTGAATGATTCTTTGGCGAGAATTGACATTTCGCGCAATGGACTAAGTGATGATgatattcatttttttagtaACGTTTTACAAACTGAAGACTTTTTATCTGCATTAGACCTTAGTCATAATTCTTTTGGAGTCACCGGAGGAGAGCACTTTGGGGAAATGATCGCGAAAAACGTGTCCCTTCGCGAGTTGAACTTGGGATGGAATCGCTTAGGCGACCTCGGAGTCAAACAAATCTGCGTGGGCTTGAAGAAAAATCGAACGTTAGAGAAACTGGATTTGTGTTGGAACGAGATTGGCCATGAAGGCGCAAGATACATCGCGGAATCTTTGGAATACAATGGCAAAATTATTGAGTTAAATCTCAATAACAATCGCATCACCGACCGCGGAATGGAGAAAATTGCAAGGGGTCTGGAACTTAATGATACTCTACAAGTCGTCAAAATTGGTTACAATCTGGTCACTTCAGAGGGAGCATGCGCACTGCTGCGGTCACTGCTGAAAAACCCTGGTAGTGCAGTAGAAACTGTTCACATGGCTGAAGTGGAAATAAACGGCGCTATTAAAGAACTCTACTTAAAGCTTAAATCGAGAAAATCACGATTTCGCCTTCTTGATTTATTTACAGCCAGTGGGGATGTGTATCACTTTGTTCAACCACAAAATCCAATGATTGTACTGGATGCCTATTTAAAACGAAACAGACTGACGGCGTACAAGTGTAACAGCCTTGAAGAGGAAGAAGGAGAAgactaa
- the LOC131797558 gene encoding leucine-rich repeat-containing protein 74B-like isoform X3 has translation MKEQEKSRAVSETNLLIHLNRILDSYDEDAKVDSVIAENATLKTAKKIHRLDRKDRHQDVQDACQIHDLSLKESFLKSCEQLGIPPLAMTYFLDKVAAGETELIMRNLGLGPTGAVAVADALSRNRSVTRLDLSLNNVQNKGATAVAKLLEANSLITYLNLSENKISKDGTDALGNMLTVNDSLARIDISRNGLSDDDIHFFSNVLQTEDFLSALDLSHNSFGVTGGEHFGEMIAKNVSLRELNLGWNRLGDLGVKQICVGLKKNRTLEKLDLCWNEIGHEGARYIAESLEYNGKIIELNLNNNRITDRGMEKIARGLELNDTLQVVKIGYNLVTSEGACALLRSLLKNPGSAVETVHMAEVEINGAIKELYLKLKSRKSRFRLLDLFTASGDVYHFVQPQNPMIVLDAYLKRNRLTAYKCNSLEEEEGED, from the exons ATGAAGGAGCAGGAAAAA AGCCGGGCAGTGTCAGAGACTAATTTGCTGATCCACCTTAACCGAATTTTGGATTCCTACGATGAAGACGCGAAAGTCGACTCGGTGATAGCGGAAAACGCCACATTGAAGACTGCCAAGAAGATCCATCGCCTCGACAGGAAGGACAGACACCAAGATGTACAAGACGCTTGTCAAATACACGATTTATCTCTCAAGGAATCATTCCTTAAAAGTTGCGAACAACTTGGAATTCCTCCTTTAGCAATGACTTACTTTCTCGACAAAGTCGCGGCCGGCGAAACGGAGCTGATCATGAGAAATCTTGGGCTGGGTCCCACGGGTGCTGTTGCTGTCGCGGACGCCTTGTCACGCAATAGGAGTGTCACGCGACTAGACTTGTCACTCAATAACGTTCAGAATAAAGGAGCTACGGCTGTTGCAAAATTACTCGAGGCAAACAGTCTTATAACTTATCTGAATCTTTCAGAGAATAAGATAAGTAAAGATGGAACAGACGCTCTTGGAAACATGCTGACTGTGAATGATTCTTTGGCGAGAATTGACATTTCGCGCAATGGACTAAGTGATGATgatattcatttttttagtaACGTTTTACAAACTGAAGACTTTTTATCTGCATTAGACCTTAGTCATAATTCTTTTGGAGTCACCGGAGGAGAGCACTTTGGGGAAATGATCGCGAAAAACGTGTCCCTTCGCGAGTTGAACTTGGGATGGAATCGCTTAGGCGACCTCGGAGTCAAACAAATCTGCGTGGGCTTGAAGAAAAATCGAACGTTAGAGAAACTGGATTTGTGTTGGAACGAGATTGGCCATGAAGGCGCAAGATACATCGCGGAATCTTTGGAATACAATGGCAAAATTATTGAGTTAAATCTCAATAACAATCGCATCACCGACCGCGGAATGGAGAAAATTGCAAGGGGTCTGGAACTTAATGATACTCTACAAGTCGTCAAAATTGGTTACAATCTGGTCACTTCAGAGGGAGCATGCGCACTGCTGCGGTCACTGCTGAAAAACCCTGGTAGTGCAGTAGAAACTGTTCACATGGCTGAAGTGGAAATAAACGGCGCTATTAAAGAACTCTACTTAAAGCTTAAATCGAGAAAATCACGATTTCGCCTTCTTGATTTATTTACAGCCAGTGGGGATGTGTATCACTTTGTTCAACCACAAAATCCAATGATTGTACTGGATGCCTATTTAAAACGAAACAGACTGACGGCGTACAAGTGTAACAGCCTTGAAGAGGAAGAAGGAGAAgactaa